A genome region from Hyalangium gracile includes the following:
- a CDS encoding DUF2378 family protein, producing MTATLSGRVTQGSFFEGLFVRALGAEGAFADALRTVGVDVRRLQPSYPIEVWNEALEVAWKQRFAHLERESAYRELGRQLAYGFIKTLVGKVVEVSLPLLGPERFVQRLPSLSRLDTFDYEVEVERLAERRYRVSYRRDPDAKPDFMAGLFEVGLRRTGVEPTVTVTMRERAGFDLEMRW from the coding sequence ATGACCGCCACTTTGTCCGGCCGCGTCACGCAGGGCTCCTTCTTCGAGGGGCTCTTCGTGCGCGCGCTGGGGGCGGAGGGCGCCTTCGCCGACGCCCTGCGCACGGTGGGGGTGGATGTGCGGCGGCTTCAGCCCAGCTACCCCATCGAGGTCTGGAACGAGGCGCTCGAGGTGGCCTGGAAGCAGCGCTTCGCGCACCTGGAGCGCGAGTCGGCCTACCGCGAGCTGGGCCGACAGCTGGCGTACGGCTTCATCAAGACGCTGGTAGGCAAGGTGGTGGAAGTGAGCCTGCCGCTGCTGGGGCCCGAGCGCTTCGTGCAGCGCCTCCCCAGCCTCAGCCGGCTGGACACCTTCGACTATGAGGTGGAGGTGGAGCGGCTGGCAGAGCGGCGCTACCGCGTCTCCTACCGCCGCGATCCGGACGCCAAGCCGGACTTCATGGCCGGGCTGTTCGAGGTGGGCCTGCGCCGCACGGGCGTCGAGCCGACGGTGACGGTGACGATGCGCGAGCGGGCCGGCTTCGACCTGGAGATGCGCTGGTGA
- a CDS encoding pentapeptide repeat-containing protein, with product MHSRPELVSRWNTPDGLRRRARLLELGLRGPWRSVLAGFAATAELGDNLGDLRGIELSQQELPGADLLRARLDGANLEDADLAGARLELATLSGASLNWATLDRANLLACVALEARWDDASLEEAVLTASNLTGSSFRRARMRGAHLTVATLKRADLRVADLRGADVRYCDFEDACIACVRRDRPRLYRTELARLAERNGFPTFRDALELSPGGSALRFLHSRELFLHVEAALEASPELGGEIIALLETPELFSQLLGALALVLGGANARTLQALWSAMDRDRAPAQLALVALLVDQEFERKAASRLSGPPRPPRPQVRASLAWAHERLTGARVPRPDVTEEELRHADSVNRRWLKGLRRFVEPDLQLAWPALLV from the coding sequence TTGCACTCGCGGCCTGAACTCGTCTCACGCTGGAACACGCCGGATGGCCTGCGCCGGCGCGCGCGGCTCCTGGAGCTGGGGCTGCGGGGGCCGTGGCGGAGCGTGCTCGCGGGCTTCGCGGCCACCGCCGAGCTGGGGGACAACCTGGGCGATCTTCGGGGCATCGAGCTGAGCCAGCAGGAGCTTCCCGGGGCGGACCTCCTCCGGGCGCGGCTGGACGGCGCGAACCTGGAGGACGCGGACCTGGCGGGGGCGCGGCTGGAGCTGGCGACGCTCTCGGGCGCCTCGCTGAACTGGGCCACCCTGGACCGCGCGAACCTGCTGGCCTGCGTGGCGCTGGAGGCCCGCTGGGACGATGCCTCGCTGGAGGAGGCGGTGCTCACGGCCTCCAACCTCACGGGCAGCTCCTTCCGGCGGGCGCGGATGAGGGGCGCGCACCTGACGGTGGCCACGCTGAAGCGCGCGGACCTGCGCGTGGCGGATCTCCGGGGCGCGGACGTGCGCTACTGCGACTTCGAGGACGCGTGCATCGCCTGTGTCCGGAGGGATCGGCCCCGCCTCTACCGTACGGAATTGGCGCGGCTGGCGGAGCGGAACGGGTTTCCGACCTTCCGCGACGCGCTGGAGCTGAGCCCGGGGGGCTCCGCGCTCCGGTTCCTCCACTCGCGGGAGCTCTTCCTGCATGTGGAGGCGGCCCTGGAGGCGAGCCCCGAGCTCGGCGGGGAGATCATCGCGCTCCTGGAGACACCGGAGCTGTTCAGCCAGCTCCTGGGGGCCCTGGCCCTGGTGCTGGGCGGAGCCAACGCCAGAACCCTCCAGGCGCTGTGGTCGGCCATGGACCGAGACAGGGCTCCTGCCCAGCTCGCGCTGGTCGCGCTGCTGGTGGATCAGGAGTTCGAGCGCAAGGCCGCCTCCCGGCTCTCGGGCCCCCCGCGCCCCCCGCGGCCCCAGGTGCGTGCCAGCCTGGCCTGGGCCCACGAGCGGCTGACGGGCGCCCGCGTCCCCCGGCCCGACGTGACCGAGGAAGAGCTGCGGCACGCCGACTCCGTCAACCGCCGCTGGCTGAAGGGGCTTCGCCGCTTCGTGGAGCCCGATCTGCAGCTGGCGTGGCCCGCGCTCCTCGTCTGA
- the hemF gene encoding oxygen-dependent coproporphyrinogen oxidase has protein sequence MTLDVQKVESLKQRMSEFIHQLQDEICGGLERLDGQGRFREDPWQRPGGGGGRSRVLEDGAVLEKAGVNISVVFGELEEAFAKRLQGQGRQFWAGGLSLVLHPRNPFVPTVHANYRFIHQGSKAWFGGGADLTPYYLFDEDAVHFHRTLKAACDKHDPAYYPRFKATCDKYFHLRHREESRGVGGIFFEDLGGDLEREFEFVKDAGRAFLPSYLPIAERRKDTPYGEAHRFWQEVRRGRYVEFNLVYDRGTIFGLETKGRTESILMSLPPQVRWRYEYHPEQGSHEAKLVEVLRNPRDWASGGQGG, from the coding sequence ATGACGTTGGATGTGCAGAAGGTGGAGAGCCTCAAGCAGCGCATGTCGGAGTTCATCCATCAGCTCCAGGATGAGATCTGCGGCGGGCTGGAGCGGCTGGATGGGCAGGGGCGCTTCCGCGAGGACCCCTGGCAGCGGCCGGGCGGTGGCGGTGGGCGCTCGCGCGTGCTCGAGGACGGGGCGGTGCTGGAGAAGGCCGGGGTGAACATCTCCGTGGTGTTCGGCGAGCTGGAGGAGGCCTTCGCCAAGAGACTGCAGGGGCAGGGGCGCCAGTTCTGGGCCGGAGGGCTGTCGCTGGTGCTCCACCCGCGCAACCCGTTCGTGCCCACCGTGCACGCCAACTACCGCTTCATCCACCAGGGCAGCAAGGCGTGGTTCGGCGGCGGCGCGGACCTGACGCCGTACTACCTCTTCGACGAGGACGCGGTGCACTTCCACCGCACGCTGAAGGCCGCGTGCGACAAGCACGACCCGGCCTACTACCCGCGCTTCAAGGCCACCTGCGACAAGTACTTCCATCTGCGCCACCGCGAGGAGAGCCGAGGCGTGGGCGGCATCTTCTTCGAGGACCTGGGCGGCGACCTGGAGCGCGAGTTCGAGTTCGTGAAGGACGCGGGCCGGGCCTTCCTGCCCTCGTACCTGCCCATCGCCGAGCGGCGCAAGGACACGCCGTATGGAGAGGCGCACCGCTTCTGGCAGGAGGTGCGCCGCGGGCGCTACGTGGAGTTCAACCTGGTGTACGACCGGGGCACCATCTTCGGGCTGGAGACGAAGGGGCGCACCGAGTCCATCCTCATGTCGCTGCCGCCCCAGGTGCGCTGGCGCTACGAGTACCACCCGGAGCAGGGCTCCCACGAGGCGAAGCTGGTGGAGGTGCTGCGCAACCCGCGCGACTGGGCCAGCGGAGGCCAGGGAGGGTAG
- a CDS encoding RNA polymerase sigma factor, with protein MATDDLTLVKRVRSGDQRAFKLLVERYQRKVYAVALGMLKDKEEAMDVSQEAFVKVYKYLDHFKGDASFYTWLYRITVNICIDIIRKRAGAGGESVEFDETLPMDVSEANIGALGSRLGTNPQKSALRRELAEKIQEALAAVPEKHRAILLLREMEGMSYEDLSRTLDIPKGTVMSRLFHARAKVQKILSQYLELDEAKSGVGSE; from the coding sequence TTGGCCACCGACGATCTCACCCTCGTCAAGCGCGTCCGCAGCGGCGACCAGCGCGCCTTCAAGCTCCTCGTCGAGCGCTACCAGCGCAAGGTGTACGCCGTCGCGCTCGGAATGCTCAAGGACAAGGAGGAGGCGATGGACGTCTCGCAGGAGGCGTTCGTCAAGGTCTACAAGTACCTGGACCACTTCAAGGGTGACGCCTCGTTCTACACGTGGCTCTACCGCATCACCGTCAACATCTGCATCGACATCATCCGCAAGCGCGCCGGCGCGGGCGGAGAGTCCGTGGAGTTCGACGAGACGCTGCCCATGGACGTGTCCGAGGCGAACATCGGCGCGCTGGGCAGCCGGCTGGGCACCAACCCCCAGAAGAGCGCGCTGAGGCGCGAGCTGGCCGAGAAGATCCAGGAGGCGCTGGCCGCCGTCCCCGAGAAGCACCGCGCCATCCTCCTGCTCCGGGAGATGGAGGGCATGTCCTACGAGGACCTGTCTCGCACCCTGGACATTCCCAAGGGCACGGTGATGAGCCGGCTGTTCCACGCCCGGGCCAAGGTCCAGAAAATCCTCAGTCAGTACCTGGAGTTGGACGAGGCCAAGAGCGGGGTGGGCAGTGAGTAG
- a CDS encoding anti-sigma factor family protein, which translates to MAGNPACERFVPLLSPYIDGELSPTERVNVERHLSACKACTGRTADLRAESGLLRVGLEMAVDEVDFKDFAQKVMARVTPEKPPLLERLKLSLSEMFLYQRTTMLSSLATAAVALLVAVPLLMRNKAPVGYAAEHMTVQAVRAYDTAKVAPVVMEADNGSSIIWLVDEDTHRDKAAPVNGGDESASDELELDENPLNPKPLPAGKDTQAPKGGSL; encoded by the coding sequence ATGGCCGGAAATCCTGCGTGCGAGCGGTTCGTCCCGCTCCTGTCTCCCTACATCGATGGGGAGCTGTCTCCCACCGAGCGCGTGAACGTCGAGCGTCATCTCTCCGCGTGCAAGGCGTGCACGGGGCGCACCGCGGACCTGCGAGCCGAGTCCGGGCTGCTGCGGGTGGGCCTGGAGATGGCGGTGGACGAGGTGGACTTCAAGGACTTCGCCCAGAAGGTGATGGCGCGGGTGACGCCGGAGAAGCCGCCCCTCTTGGAGCGGCTCAAGCTCTCGCTCTCGGAGATGTTCCTCTACCAGCGCACCACCATGCTCTCCTCGCTGGCCACGGCGGCCGTGGCGCTGCTGGTGGCCGTGCCGCTGCTGATGCGCAACAAGGCCCCGGTGGGCTACGCCGCCGAGCACATGACGGTGCAGGCCGTGCGCGCCTACGACACGGCCAAGGTGGCCCCGGTGGTGATGGAGGCCGACAACGGCAGCTCCATCATCTGGCTGGTGGACGAGGACACGCACCGCGACAAGGCCGCGCCCGTCAATGGCGGTGACGAGTCCGCCAGCGACGAGCTGGAGCTGGACGAGAACCCGCTGAACCCCAAGCCGTTGCCGGCCGGTAAGGACACCCAGGCTCCCAAGGGAGGCTCCCTGTGA
- a CDS encoding SgcJ/EcaC family oxidoreductase, which yields MARGRHAVTEGSGAGEPERRELDAFVERFIAEWNRHDAAGMAAYWVEEGDLLNTRGHHARGRAAVEQLLATEHSGPMRDTHTRMTIIHTRTLAPGTVLADARMTVEGVRMADGQTRAVPMHVAFVVVRRPEGWRYLAVRPYAFMGGF from the coding sequence GTGGCCCGAGGTCGCCACGCTGTGACGGAGGGCAGCGGGGCGGGTGAGCCCGAGCGCCGCGAGCTCGACGCCTTCGTCGAGCGCTTCATCGCCGAGTGGAACCGCCATGACGCGGCGGGGATGGCGGCCTACTGGGTGGAGGAGGGAGACCTCCTCAACACCCGGGGGCACCATGCCCGAGGGCGCGCCGCGGTGGAGCAGCTGCTGGCCACCGAGCACTCCGGCCCCATGCGGGACACGCACACGCGGATGACCATCATCCACACGCGGACGCTGGCGCCGGGGACGGTGCTCGCGGACGCGCGGATGACGGTGGAGGGCGTGCGCATGGCCGACGGCCAGACGCGCGCCGTGCCCATGCACGTGGCCTTCGTGGTGGTGCGCCGCCCCGAGGGCTGGCGCTACCTGGCGGTGCGGCCCTACGCCTTCATGGGCGGCTTCTGA